In Terriglobia bacterium, the following proteins share a genomic window:
- a CDS encoding peptidase S10 codes for MVLSLCATGQRNRPPAPASAASPAEPAKPSGTAAAEAKKEQPEVPPVVTHHEIHVGGKTLHYTATTGMMPLKNNDTGEVEAHIFFIAYTLDGQNEHRPLTFSFNGGPGSASVWLHMGAIGPKRVRMQPNGMMPPPPYQLVDNEQTWLDQTDLVFIDPVGTGYSRAVKRDQTKKFLGLRGDIESVGEFIRLYLGRYERWSSPLFMVGESYGTTRAAGLSGYLVEHGIAFNGIMLISSILNFQTTDGSPGNDLPFILFLPTYASAAWYHKKLGPEYEQNFDKLRAEVEQWAAGPYADALAKGDRLTPQERQDVIDHLARYTGLSKTYIDESNLRIEESHFTKELLRDKRLTIGRLDSRFTGTSSSNVDDTASFDPSMSAIRPPYTAMFNQYVRSELGYKSDLEYYILGGGFRFDEWDWGVQRGGFPDTARSLKDAFDKNPFMKLFVGSGYFDLATPYFATQYTLNHMNLDQAQHAKVSLGYYGAGHMMYIQDSSLADLKRDVGTFIANALK; via the coding sequence ATGGTCCTTTCGCTCTGTGCTACCGGCCAAAGAAACCGCCCACCAGCTCCTGCGTCCGCGGCCAGTCCTGCTGAACCAGCCAAGCCCTCCGGCACTGCCGCCGCCGAAGCAAAGAAAGAACAACCGGAAGTTCCACCAGTAGTCACCCACCATGAAATCCATGTTGGCGGCAAAACGCTGCATTACACCGCCACCACGGGAATGATGCCACTCAAGAACAATGACACCGGCGAGGTTGAAGCTCACATCTTCTTTATCGCCTATACGCTCGACGGCCAGAACGAGCACCGGCCGCTGACTTTCTCTTTCAATGGCGGTCCAGGTTCCGCGTCAGTCTGGCTTCACATGGGAGCCATTGGTCCCAAGCGCGTGCGCATGCAGCCCAACGGCATGATGCCTCCTCCGCCATATCAATTGGTGGATAACGAGCAAACCTGGCTTGACCAGACCGATCTTGTTTTCATTGACCCGGTGGGCACTGGCTACAGCCGCGCCGTAAAACGCGATCAGACTAAAAAATTCCTCGGCCTGCGCGGCGACATCGAGTCCGTGGGTGAGTTCATCCGTCTGTATCTCGGACGTTATGAGCGCTGGTCCTCTCCACTCTTCATGGTGGGTGAAAGCTACGGCACCACGCGCGCTGCCGGTCTTTCTGGCTACCTGGTGGAACATGGCATCGCTTTCAATGGAATCATGCTGATCTCCAGCATCCTGAATTTCCAGACCACTGACGGCTCTCCCGGCAATGATCTTCCCTTCATTCTCTTTCTGCCGACTTACGCCAGCGCCGCGTGGTATCACAAAAAGCTGGGTCCTGAGTATGAGCAGAATTTTGACAAGCTCCGAGCTGAAGTTGAGCAATGGGCCGCCGGCCCGTATGCGGATGCGCTGGCTAAAGGCGACCGCCTTACGCCGCAAGAACGACAAGACGTGATCGATCATCTGGCGCGCTACACCGGCCTGAGCAAGACCTATATAGACGAAAGCAATCTCCGCATTGAGGAATCGCATTTCACCAAAGAGCTTTTGCGCGACAAGAGACTGACTATCGGTCGGCTCGACAGCCGTTTCACCGGCACTTCAAGTTCTAACGTCGATGACACCGCCAGCTTCGATCCCAGCATGAGCGCGATTCGTCCACCATACACAGCCATGTTCAATCAATATGTGCGCAGTGAACTCGGCTACAAATCAGATCTGGAGTATTACATCCTGGGCGGCGGCTTCCGTTTCGATGAATGGGATTGGGGCGTCCAGCGCGGCGGCTTCCCTGATACCGCCCGCTCGCTGAAAGACGCCTTTGACAAGAACCCCTTCATGAAGCTTTTTGTCGGCTCCGGCTATTTCGATCTGGCAACGCCATATTTCGCCACGCAATATACGCTCAACCACATGAATCTTGACCAGGCGCAGCATGCCAAGGTAAGCCTTGGATATTACGGCGCTGGACACATGATGTATATCCAGGATTCGTCGCTGGCGGATCTGAAGAGGGACGTGGGGACGTTTATTGCGAACGCGCTGAAGTGA
- a CDS encoding 4a-hydroxytetrahydrobiopterin dehydratase — MAAVLTDAEIQKELTSLNGWQRNGNAIQRVFRFPDFKAAMQFVNKIAEAAEQANHHPDIDIRYNTVTMALVSHDSGGVTQRDVRMAGTINKIAG; from the coding sequence ATGGCGGCTGTACTCACGGATGCAGAAATCCAGAAGGAACTCACTTCTTTGAATGGCTGGCAACGTAACGGGAACGCGATTCAGCGGGTCTTCCGTTTTCCTGACTTCAAAGCGGCAATGCAGTTCGTAAACAAAATTGCTGAGGCGGCGGAACAGGCCAACCACCATCCTGACATCGATATTCGCTACAACACGGTCACTATGGCGCTGGTGTCACATGATTCAGGGGGCGTGACACAACGTGACGTTCGGATGGCCGGCACGATCAACAAAATAGCTGGTTAG
- a CDS encoding response regulator has protein sequence MATERILVVDDEEPIREIISSMLNAAGYKTRQAASGMEALAILNSTGEFELMLSDLMMAELDGIALLERSKEKYPDMPVIMVTAVHDISVALAAIRNGAYDYLLKPFEREQLLAMVRRALEHRRLKLENRAYQSNLESLVAARTEQLRQAMTDLERSYDITLEALGDALDLKDAETEGHSKRVTAFTIAIARAMGLSGDKIRVIARGAFLHDIGKMAIPDAILRKPGALTEAETEIMREHCFRGYQMLKKIPFLSEASEIVYSHQERFDGTGYPRGLSGQSIPLGARIFSIADTLDAITSDRPYRAAQTIQVAREEVERFSGRQFDPEVVRVFLEMPDTIWEDLRKEINSQIDHFTYPMKQVAALAGTSRTT, from the coding sequence ATGGCCACAGAGCGCATATTGGTTGTGGACGACGAAGAGCCGATCCGGGAGATCATCTCTTCCATGCTGAATGCCGCGGGGTACAAGACCCGGCAGGCAGCGTCCGGCATGGAAGCCCTGGCCATTCTAAATTCGACCGGCGAGTTCGAATTGATGCTGTCTGACCTTATGATGGCGGAACTCGACGGAATCGCTTTACTTGAGCGCTCGAAAGAAAAATACCCAGACATGCCGGTGATTATGGTCACCGCGGTCCATGACATTTCAGTAGCGCTGGCGGCCATCCGCAATGGCGCGTATGATTATCTACTGAAACCCTTTGAGCGTGAGCAACTTCTGGCCATGGTGCGGCGAGCCCTGGAGCATCGCCGCTTAAAACTGGAAAACCGGGCTTATCAGTCGAATCTTGAGTCCCTGGTTGCGGCCCGCACGGAGCAGCTTCGCCAGGCCATGACCGATCTTGAGCGCTCCTATGACATCACGCTGGAAGCTCTGGGCGATGCCCTTGATCTGAAAGATGCGGAAACCGAAGGTCACTCTAAACGGGTTACGGCGTTTACCATCGCCATCGCCCGGGCGATGGGGCTTTCAGGTGACAAGATTCGTGTCATCGCCCGCGGCGCCTTCCTGCATGACATCGGCAAAATGGCCATTCCAGACGCTATCCTGCGCAAGCCGGGCGCGCTCACTGAAGCTGAAACGGAAATCATGCGTGAGCACTGCTTCCGCGGATACCAGATGCTCAAGAAGATTCCGTTCCTGTCTGAAGCCTCTGAAATTGTGTACTCCCATCAGGAACGTTTTGACGGTACGGGTTACCCGCGCGGCTTGAGTGGGCAAAGCATACCTCTGGGCGCACGTATTTTCTCTATTGCGGACACGCTGGATGCCATCACCTCTGACCGGCCTTATCGCGCGGCCCAAACGATTCAGGTGGCTCGTGAAGAGGTAGAGCGGTTCTCCGGCCGCCAGTTTGATCCGGAAGTCGTGCGTGTCTTCCTGGAAATGCCCGATACCATCTGGGAAGATCTTCGCAAGGAGATCAATTCCCAGATTGATCATTTCACCTATCCCATGAAGCAAGTCGCGGCACTGGCCGGCACAAGCCGCACCACTTAA
- a CDS encoding GAF domain-containing protein: protein MNLTLQSAFLAEMSTLLILLAGAILLYSSFREKYLVPWIAGWSVLTVSKVFLAMSASSSGRPLWAALAYSTHIIAVGLFAAAVFFYVSHQKLLLPAVIALSAALPLEIAYSLWRPYPGLHYTAFALCSAVGIIASTQLVRFAWGRASLGRWLLAVMLVLLHLDTAGHVHQIVGTDLVLDLLLGLGMMTIVLEDSRTQVQRLDALNTITHQISDSREFDPTVGTILEELRRLTRAKAAWFRTLSGGRLELAAHIGLSQAFVDRVTTIETARSVSGFALREGEVYVLRAAESIPEIRAALASEGMHHLLLVPVEGKNSPVGMFVLGMPRFREYTVPEKKFLKLAGKQLGMAAENRQLLQQLVHSRNEWASTFDSIPDCILVHDLNYRILRANGALLGRLQRTRDEVVHNLCKEVLPGAATNWSGCPYCAHADCAGEEDPCFGGYSVVSTSAYTGEDHARVGTVHVIKDITESRAAEERFTSLFNHMHEGVFLSTPEGNILDCNEAFVRMLGYDSKEEILKLDVAQSVYVDTEDRKKFLSEISRQGFVRNFELLLRCKDGRKITVIESSFATRAPSGKIERYQGVVLDVTEMKRAEDEIRRRNRELYVLNNIAVTFNQSFDLDEILQLIMLQMVELFSTDTAAVYLFDEETNTLNKKSSYGHRTTWAVESESVVLPPAFIDLVKAKHAEIIDQQDLPRLPDVLQRAVELEGLRSWLWVVLWRKDRILGVLATSSRAAREFSRSEQGVMIAVGRQLATTIEKVQLYNETRQAYEDLRRTQEQLLQSEKMSAVGQLISGVAHELNNPLTAILGYTQLLESEKLEPRIEEFIQKLRKQAQRTQRIVQNLLSFARQHKPQRVHVDLRSVIEDTIALRDYDLKVNNIRVEREFEAVLPSVVADPHQLEQVYLNIINNAADAMMESGRGGQLRVSIATENGSVVTSFHDSGPGIYDPKHVFDPFYTTKRVGKGTGLGLSICYGIVKEHGGEISAQNHPAGGALLQVRLPVAVGEKPVTERERIVARRESRLEGNVLLVDDEEAVLDFEREVLSAAGLQVVTVCSGADAVDCLKNEDFDILLLDSKIPGTWSSEQVFQWMQQNRPELVPRTVFVLSDVSDPSVRTFVDSTKIFCLVKPFEVSDLLAVVRRALRRVRAASASH, encoded by the coding sequence ATGAACCTAACCCTCCAATCGGCATTTCTGGCTGAAATGTCGACATTGTTGATCCTGCTGGCAGGCGCAATACTTTTGTACAGCAGTTTCCGGGAAAAATACCTGGTTCCATGGATAGCTGGTTGGAGCGTGCTCACCGTCTCCAAAGTGTTTCTGGCCATGAGCGCTTCCAGCTCCGGCCGACCGCTTTGGGCCGCTCTGGCTTACAGCACGCACATCATTGCGGTTGGGCTTTTCGCTGCCGCGGTTTTCTTCTACGTTTCGCATCAAAAGCTGCTGTTGCCGGCCGTAATTGCCCTGAGCGCCGCATTGCCTCTGGAAATTGCCTACTCTTTGTGGCGACCCTATCCGGGGCTGCACTATACCGCGTTCGCTCTTTGTTCAGCCGTTGGAATCATCGCTTCAACCCAGCTTGTTCGTTTTGCCTGGGGCAGGGCCAGCCTGGGGCGCTGGCTGCTGGCCGTGATGCTGGTTCTGTTGCATCTAGATACGGCGGGTCATGTCCATCAAATTGTGGGCACCGACTTAGTATTGGATTTACTGCTGGGACTGGGCATGATGACAATCGTGCTGGAAGATTCCCGGACCCAGGTGCAGAGGCTTGACGCGCTCAATACCATCACGCATCAGATTTCCGACTCGCGTGAATTTGATCCCACAGTTGGCACCATTCTGGAAGAACTCAGAAGATTGACGCGAGCGAAAGCCGCATGGTTTCGCACGCTTAGCGGTGGCAGACTGGAGTTGGCCGCCCACATCGGGCTCTCACAGGCTTTCGTGGACAGAGTTACAACCATTGAAACGGCCCGAAGCGTGAGCGGCTTTGCTCTGCGTGAAGGCGAGGTTTACGTTCTTCGGGCGGCCGAATCAATACCAGAGATCCGTGCAGCGCTGGCCAGTGAAGGAATGCATCATCTTTTGCTCGTACCGGTGGAAGGGAAGAATTCGCCGGTTGGCATGTTTGTTCTGGGCATGCCCCGGTTCCGCGAATATACCGTACCCGAAAAGAAATTTCTCAAGCTGGCAGGCAAACAGCTGGGAATGGCGGCGGAGAATCGCCAACTGCTGCAACAACTGGTGCATTCACGCAATGAATGGGCGAGCACGTTTGACTCTATCCCGGACTGCATTCTTGTCCATGACCTGAACTACCGGATTTTGCGGGCCAACGGCGCTTTGCTGGGAAGGCTGCAGCGCACTCGGGATGAAGTTGTGCACAACCTTTGTAAAGAGGTATTGCCGGGCGCGGCCACCAACTGGAGCGGATGCCCTTATTGCGCGCACGCTGATTGTGCCGGGGAAGAAGATCCGTGCTTTGGCGGCTATTCCGTGGTTTCCACATCGGCGTACACGGGTGAAGATCACGCCCGGGTAGGCACGGTGCATGTGATCAAGGACATTACAGAGTCCAGAGCGGCTGAGGAACGCTTCACCTCACTCTTTAACCACATGCATGAGGGCGTGTTCCTTTCCACGCCGGAAGGTAACATTCTGGACTGCAATGAAGCATTTGTGCGCATGCTGGGCTATGACAGCAAAGAGGAGATACTTAAGCTGGATGTGGCACAGTCTGTTTACGTGGATACAGAAGACCGGAAGAAATTCCTGAGCGAAATCTCACGGCAGGGCTTTGTAAGAAATTTTGAGCTCCTGCTGCGCTGCAAAGATGGACGCAAGATTACCGTGATTGAGAGCAGCTTTGCCACGCGCGCTCCCAGCGGCAAGATTGAGCGCTACCAGGGCGTGGTGCTGGATGTAACGGAAATGAAGCGCGCGGAAGACGAGATCCGGCGGCGCAATCGCGAGTTATACGTGCTGAATAATATCGCGGTCACGTTTAACCAGTCTTTTGACCTGGACGAAATTCTGCAATTGATCATGCTGCAGATGGTGGAGCTGTTCTCCACCGACACGGCTGCCGTTTACCTGTTCGATGAGGAAACGAACACGCTCAATAAGAAATCCTCCTACGGGCACCGCACCACCTGGGCGGTGGAAAGCGAAAGTGTTGTACTGCCGCCGGCATTTATCGATTTAGTCAAGGCCAAACATGCAGAGATTATCGATCAACAAGACCTGCCGCGCTTGCCTGATGTGCTGCAAAGAGCGGTAGAGCTGGAAGGCCTGCGTTCATGGCTTTGGGTGGTCTTGTGGCGTAAGGACCGGATTCTGGGCGTGCTGGCCACCAGCAGCCGGGCTGCGCGTGAGTTTTCCCGGTCTGAGCAAGGCGTGATGATTGCCGTGGGCCGCCAACTGGCCACCACTATTGAAAAAGTGCAGCTCTACAACGAGACCAGGCAAGCTTATGAAGACCTACGCCGGACGCAGGAACAATTGTTGCAAAGCGAGAAGATGTCCGCCGTGGGACAACTGATTTCAGGTGTGGCCCACGAGTTGAACAATCCTCTGACCGCGATTCTTGGATACACACAATTACTGGAAAGCGAAAAACTGGAACCACGAATAGAAGAATTCATCCAGAAGCTGCGTAAACAGGCGCAGAGGACGCAGAGGATCGTGCAGAACCTGCTGTCATTTGCGCGCCAGCACAAGCCGCAGCGGGTGCACGTGGATTTGCGCAGCGTTATTGAGGATACGATTGCGCTTCGCGACTACGATCTGAAGGTCAACAACATCAGAGTGGAACGGGAATTTGAAGCCGTGTTGCCCTCGGTGGTGGCTGATCCGCATCAGCTTGAGCAGGTCTATCTCAACATCATCAACAATGCGGCCGACGCAATGATGGAAAGCGGGCGCGGAGGCCAGTTGCGCGTTAGCATCGCCACGGAGAACGGAAGCGTAGTCACGTCGTTCCATGATTCGGGGCCAGGAATTTATGATCCGAAACACGTTTTTGATCCTTTCTATACCACCAAGCGCGTGGGTAAAGGCACAGGACTGGGTCTGAGCATCTGCTACGGGATTGTGAAGGAGCACGGCGGCGAGATTTCCGCGCAGAACCATCCTGCCGGCGGCGCGCTGCTGCAAGTACGATTGCCGGTTGCTGTTGGGGAGAAGCCAGTCACGGAGCGCGAGCGCATTGTGGCGCGGCGGGAATCACGGCTGGAAGGCAATGTGCTGCTGGTGGACGATGAAGAAGCGGTGCTCGACTTTGAGCGGGAAGTTCTAAGCGCCGCGGGCCTGCAAGTAGTCACCGTTTGCTCAGGCGCGGATGCGGTGGACTGCTTGAAAAACGAGGATTTCGACATCCTGTTGCTCGACAGCAAGATTCCAGGAACATGGTCCAGCGAGCAGGTTTTCCAGTGGATGCAACAAAATCGTCCGGAACTGGTGCCGCGGACCGTGTTTGTTCTTTCCGATGTATCTGATCCGAGCGTTCGCACTTTTGTGGACTCCACCAAGATATTCTGCCTGGTAAAACCTTTTGAGGTTTCCGATCTGCTCGCGGTGGTGCGCCGCGCGTTGCGCCGAGTCAGGGCCGCATCAGCTTCGCATTAA
- a CDS encoding NAD(P)/FAD-dependent oxidoreductase: protein MEAAQFDLIVVGAGPAGSACAITAARVGAKVLLLEKDRFPRQKVCGEFVSPESLGLLNGFLEDGRFQSCPQVVSSRIFLDNKTLVIPVSPAAQSIPRFDLDPALFAAAKSAGVTAHEGVAVVEVQQNTIFHVRTAENTYSTRAVVNATGRWSKLTQFDVAGKDRWIGLKAHFTEPSPPQTVDLHFFPGGYCGVTPVGPNSINACAMVRADAAHTLEDVFTKEPHLYQRSRAWQPLFPSVTTSPLYFHEPETESDGMFLAGDAAGFIDPFAGDGISLALQSGTLAAQSILPLLQGSCLLKQAHQQYRAAYRQRFAPAFRNAARLRRALAAPRWIRSAALTCAAVPGVGRILVRGTRAR from the coding sequence TTGGAAGCAGCCCAATTTGATCTGATCGTTGTCGGGGCGGGACCGGCAGGCTCTGCCTGCGCGATTACCGCTGCGCGTGTGGGGGCGAAGGTGTTGCTTCTGGAAAAAGATCGCTTCCCACGGCAGAAGGTCTGCGGTGAATTTGTATCACCGGAATCTTTGGGACTGCTGAATGGCTTCCTCGAAGATGGCAGGTTTCAATCTTGCCCGCAGGTCGTCTCGTCGCGGATATTTCTGGACAATAAGACTCTCGTGATTCCTGTCTCTCCCGCCGCGCAAAGTATTCCGCGTTTCGATCTTGACCCAGCGCTTTTTGCAGCAGCAAAGAGCGCGGGCGTAACAGCGCATGAAGGCGTTGCAGTTGTCGAGGTGCAGCAGAACACGATTTTCCACGTCCGCACAGCGGAAAACACATATTCTACGCGTGCGGTGGTAAATGCCACTGGACGATGGTCAAAGCTCACGCAATTTGATGTTGCTGGAAAAGACAGGTGGATCGGCCTGAAAGCGCATTTCACTGAGCCCTCACCACCGCAAACGGTCGATCTTCATTTTTTTCCCGGCGGCTATTGCGGAGTGACGCCTGTTGGACCAAATTCAATCAATGCCTGCGCCATGGTCCGCGCCGATGCGGCACACACACTGGAAGATGTTTTCACCAAAGAACCACACTTGTACCAGCGAAGCCGCGCCTGGCAGCCATTGTTTCCATCGGTTACCACTTCGCCGCTTTATTTCCACGAGCCGGAGACTGAATCGGACGGCATGTTCCTTGCGGGCGATGCCGCCGGATTTATTGATCCGTTCGCGGGCGACGGGATCTCTCTGGCTCTGCAAAGCGGAACGCTCGCCGCCCAATCCATTCTTCCCCTTTTGCAAGGATCGTGTCTATTGAAGCAGGCGCACCAGCAATATCGCGCGGCATATCGTCAGCGGTTTGCGCCGGCATTTCGCAACGCTGCCCGCCTACGCAGGGCCTTGGCTGCCCCCAGGTGGATTCGTAGCGCCGCATTAACGTGCGCGGCTGTGCCTGGGGTGGGAAGGATACTGGTTAGGGGAACGAGAGCGCGTTAA
- a CDS encoding methyltransferase domain-containing protein: MKRVVVEELLDSDAGTPAEVAGSLQDLRMFNSWFGGVHTMSSLLRRVALKRGLEQISWIDVAGSEGYVATQTQSALARSGIVSQPVILDRAPTHLGNTHPAVCGDALALPFRDNSFDAVGCSLFLHHLEPAEIVRFVREGLRVARHAFLVHDLQRHPLHLALGYLGMPLYRSRITRHDAVASVKRAYTVDEVRRILAPVAAAENIEIRKFFLYRMGVIVWKQPNLI; this comes from the coding sequence ATGAAGCGCGTCGTGGTGGAAGAACTGCTCGATAGCGACGCCGGTACGCCCGCCGAAGTAGCGGGTTCCCTGCAAGACCTGCGCATGTTCAATAGCTGGTTTGGCGGCGTGCATACCATGTCCAGCTTGCTGCGCCGGGTGGCGCTGAAGCGCGGACTAGAGCAAATTTCCTGGATTGACGTGGCCGGCAGTGAAGGATATGTTGCCACGCAAACTCAGAGTGCCCTGGCTCGATCAGGCATTGTGTCACAACCGGTCATTCTGGACCGCGCTCCCACACATCTTGGCAACACTCACCCTGCCGTCTGCGGGGACGCGCTGGCGCTTCCTTTCCGCGACAACAGCTTTGACGCCGTGGGCTGCTCCCTCTTTTTGCATCACCTTGAGCCCGCGGAGATTGTTCGATTCGTCCGCGAAGGCCTGCGCGTGGCGCGCCATGCGTTTCTCGTTCACGACCTGCAACGTCATCCGCTGCACCTTGCGCTCGGATATCTTGGCATGCCTCTGTACCGCAGCCGCATCACCCGGCATGATGCAGTGGCCTCCGTGAAACGGGCTTACACTGTGGACGAGGTTAGGCGGATATTGGCTCCAGTCGCGGCGGCAGAAAACATCGAGATCAGAAAGTTTTTCCTTTACCGCATGGGAGTGATCGTTTGGAAGCAGCCCAATTTGATCTGA
- a CDS encoding ABC transporter ATP-binding protein/permease → MGKNLKPLWPYLSKYRATLFWGAITVLFNNGLWVLWPQVVRRAVDDLNHDGITHQKILIFASLLVGLALGKGVFQFLTRWLVIGVSREIEYDLRNDMFRHLESLSYSYYQKNRTGDIMARATNDLNAVRMLLGPAIMYTANTLVFTAVALVFMWQISPKLTLYAFAPLPIASIVVQYIGRRIHERFEKIQAQFSDISARAQENFSGARVVRAYAQEEAEIALFETSNEEYVTRSLPLARLTGMLWPTLELLLGFALVLVLWLGGREVLLHKISLGDFVAFNTYIMMLTWPIIALGWVINLFQRGTASMGRINEILVARSEITDVGVAPDLKNATTLRGEIEFRHLDFSYDGTPVLKDVNLTIPAGSSLAIVGPTGSGKTTLVNLLPRIYDTRPGSLLIDGRPIREYPLETLRQNIGFVPQETFLFSDSVRENIAFGVETSTDDQVQRAAAAANIAIDIEGFPEGYETMVGERGITLSGGQKQRSAIARAIIRDPRILVLDDALSSVDTYTEETILNHLREVMRDRTTIFISHRVSTVRNADRIAVLHEGRVVELGTHEELLERNGYYTDLYNKQLLEEELARV, encoded by the coding sequence ATGGGCAAAAATCTCAAGCCGCTGTGGCCCTACCTGAGTAAGTATCGCGCGACGCTGTTTTGGGGCGCGATTACGGTGCTTTTCAATAACGGACTGTGGGTACTCTGGCCGCAGGTGGTGCGCCGCGCCGTGGACGATCTGAACCATGACGGCATCACGCATCAGAAGATCCTGATTTTTGCGTCGCTCCTGGTGGGGCTTGCGCTGGGCAAGGGTGTGTTCCAGTTTCTTACCCGCTGGCTGGTGATCGGCGTCTCGCGTGAGATTGAATACGATCTGCGCAATGACATGTTTCGCCATCTGGAGTCGCTTTCCTATTCTTACTACCAGAAGAACCGCACGGGCGACATTATGGCCCGCGCGACGAATGACCTGAATGCGGTGCGCATGCTGCTTGGGCCGGCGATAATGTATACAGCCAACACGCTGGTATTTACTGCCGTGGCGCTGGTCTTTATGTGGCAGATCAGCCCCAAGCTCACGCTGTATGCTTTTGCGCCGCTGCCTATCGCCAGCATTGTGGTGCAATACATTGGACGGCGGATCCATGAGCGTTTTGAAAAGATCCAGGCGCAGTTTTCTGATATTTCTGCCCGGGCGCAAGAGAATTTTTCCGGCGCGCGTGTGGTCCGGGCATACGCACAGGAAGAAGCCGAGATCGCGCTGTTTGAAACCAGTAATGAGGAATACGTAACGCGCAGCCTTCCACTTGCACGCCTTACCGGCATGCTATGGCCGACTCTGGAGCTGCTGCTTGGCTTTGCCCTGGTGCTTGTGCTCTGGCTGGGTGGACGTGAAGTGCTTCTGCACAAGATCAGCCTGGGTGATTTCGTCGCTTTCAATACCTATATCATGATGCTTACGTGGCCGATCATTGCGCTTGGATGGGTCATCAATCTCTTCCAGCGCGGGACCGCTTCCATGGGCCGCATCAATGAAATTCTAGTGGCCCGTTCTGAAATTACCGATGTGGGGGTTGCGCCTGACCTGAAAAATGCCACCACCTTGCGCGGCGAAATTGAATTCCGGCATCTTGATTTCAGCTATGACGGCACGCCCGTCCTTAAGGACGTGAATCTCACGATACCGGCGGGCAGCAGTCTTGCAATCGTGGGCCCGACCGGCTCCGGCAAGACCACGCTGGTAAACCTGTTGCCGCGCATTTATGACACGCGGCCCGGTTCTCTGTTGATCGATGGCCGTCCTATACGCGAATATCCGCTGGAAACTTTGCGCCAGAACATTGGCTTTGTTCCGCAGGAGACTTTTCTATTCAGCGACTCCGTGCGCGAGAACATCGCCTTTGGCGTCGAGACATCGACCGACGACCAAGTACAGCGCGCCGCTGCGGCAGCCAATATCGCTATCGACATTGAAGGCTTCCCTGAAGGCTACGAGACGATGGTGGGTGAGCGCGGCATCACGCTTTCTGGCGGGCAGAAACAGCGCAGCGCGATTGCCCGCGCGATCATCCGCGATCCGCGCATACTGGTGCTGGATGACGCGCTTTCGAGCGTCGATACCTATACAGAAGAAACCATTCTCAATCACCTGCGCGAAGTGATGCGTGACCGCACTACGATTTTCATTTCGCACCGCGTTTCTACTGTGCGCAATGCTGACCGCATTGCCGTGCTCCATGAAGGCCGCGTTGTGGAACTGGGTACACATGAAGAGCTGCTTGAGCGCAACGGATACTACACTGATCTTTACAACAAGCAATTGCTCGAAGAAGAATTGGCCCGGGTCTAA
- a CDS encoding alpha/beta hydrolase encodes MKPLLLVLFVVVAFGGLNAQQNIWQPSPGHTQVPIWPGKAPDEQPVAGPEDATPRMNDISNVTLPTMTVYSPTGKNTGAAVVVFPGGGYEDLAIVLEGTEVCDWLITKGITCVLLKYRVTAVGPYPRSGPYPESPMALEDAQRAMGLLRLNAAKWQIDPHKIGVLGFSAGGHLVAAISTHFEKRLYPAADAADQESCRPDFAVALYPGHLTIRAAISDARHGTKKFVVQYPENADIQLGLNPEVPVTSQTPPTFLLQAEDDPVDSVNNSLAYYIALKNAGVPVEMHLYAQGGHAFGLRRTKFPITEWPQLVERWLRTIGMTSE; translated from the coding sequence ATGAAGCCTTTGCTTCTTGTTCTTTTTGTTGTGGTTGCGTTTGGCGGTTTGAATGCGCAGCAGAATATCTGGCAGCCATCGCCGGGGCATACGCAAGTGCCAATATGGCCGGGGAAGGCGCCGGATGAACAGCCCGTCGCGGGACCGGAAGATGCGACGCCCAGAATGAACGACATCAGCAATGTTACGCTTCCCACCATGACGGTCTATTCTCCCACGGGGAAGAATACGGGCGCTGCTGTCGTCGTGTTTCCTGGCGGGGGTTATGAGGATCTGGCCATCGTACTTGAAGGCACCGAAGTCTGCGATTGGCTGATCACAAAAGGAATTACGTGTGTGCTGCTGAAATACCGCGTGACGGCTGTGGGGCCTTATCCCAGATCGGGGCCGTACCCGGAATCACCCATGGCGCTGGAAGATGCGCAAAGGGCCATGGGGCTGTTGCGCCTCAACGCGGCCAAGTGGCAGATCGATCCGCACAAGATTGGCGTGCTGGGTTTCTCGGCGGGTGGGCACTTGGTGGCCGCGATCAGCACGCATTTTGAGAAGCGCCTGTATCCTGCTGCGGATGCTGCCGATCAAGAGAGCTGCCGTCCGGATTTTGCGGTGGCGCTCTATCCCGGGCACCTGACCATCAGGGCCGCGATATCGGATGCCAGACATGGCACTAAAAAGTTTGTGGTTCAATATCCGGAGAATGCCGATATACAGCTCGGATTGAATCCTGAAGTTCCTGTTACCAGCCAAACACCCCCTACGTTTTTGCTGCAGGCAGAAGATGATCCTGTGGATAGCGTAAACAACTCGCTGGCTTACTATATCGCGCTCAAGAACGCAGGTGTTCCCGTGGAGATGCATTTGTACGCGCAGGGCGGGCATGCCTTTGGGCTGCGGCGCACGAAATTTCCAATAACCGAATGGCCCCAACTGGTGGAGAGGTGGTTGAGGACAATCGGGATGACTTCGGAATAG